Proteins encoded together in one Fibrobacter sp. window:
- a CDS encoding chorismate mutase, translating to MKIEDWRNRIDELNVQLVELLNKRAGYATEIGKIKKAEGLPVLDASREQAVLDKVGPLTKGPLTEESIKNIFKVIMAETRKVEE from the coding sequence ATGAAAATTGAAGATTGGCGCAACCGTATTGATGAATTGAATGTCCAGCTGGTGGAGCTTTTGAACAAGCGCGCCGGCTATGCTACTGAAATCGGCAAGATCAAGAAGGCAGAAGGCCTTCCTGTTTTGGACGCAAGCCGTGAACAGGCTGTTTTGGATAAGGTGGGGCCTTTGACCAAAGGCCCTCTTACCGAGGAATCCATTAAGAACATCTTCAAGGTCATCATGGCGGAGACCCGCAAGGTGGAGGAATAG
- a CDS encoding OmpA family protein: MTRKSFVKSALAALALAGAAFAQSGVAGGQNGIHQINANTLGQWNVSFGVGGEASADSWSLACGGEMKDSKGKPITMSGTAVSVSANINAAVGLTNWLDLGASLPIYMDYAGDDQGYLAHSSLIDPAIGDVETWLKLRFLGGKDSFISVALLAQFYIPSGNEDSGIRPRHSWYLAKNTNPYTAGDFAAAGGLVFSLNGSLLSWNTQISYLYTFEDLQSSALTYSTGLNFMPFDLMDFFLEVSGEMHLEDDLYRVDPIVDPFLITPGMRFHLGEHMDLALGVEIAGRMFKNLSFDVADDKKGKYGFDITTTDENNRKTTYLYSSTPLLAGTASLVWRFGGTKSDKQNIDSLVNARADSLAKAKFDSLMATVDTTAKIDTITKVDTIAKVDTLSTVDTVKVVDAVADSMAKAKMDSVAAVNDSLAKLSADDDKDGIPNMSDKCPGTQEGLKVGPDGCEVDTDADGVVDSKDKCPASNAGAPVDENGCELDEDADGVVDAMDKCPKTLSEVAVDEKGCPTSKDEDLEKLAAQIKFNKNTAKLTKKSNKALDQVAALMHARADLRIEIQVHTDEQKTAEKNQALSEKRGKAVVDYLIKKGVPSKHVRAKGMGDTQPVVAPKPAKKGKKAKSNPKNVRVVLDPHMKGANKAAAPAAAPAAEPAAPAPAPAPAAPAAEPAPAPAAQPAPAPEAAPAAQPAPAPAPAAQPAPAPAAK; encoded by the coding sequence ATGACAAGAAAGTCCTTTGTAAAGAGTGCCCTGGCAGCCCTCGCCCTAGCGGGAGCCGCCTTTGCACAGAGTGGCGTTGCCGGTGGCCAAAACGGTATTCACCAGATCAACGCCAACACCTTGGGCCAGTGGAACGTTTCCTTTGGCGTAGGTGGCGAAGCATCTGCCGACTCCTGGTCTTTGGCCTGTGGTGGCGAAATGAAAGATTCCAAGGGCAAGCCCATCACCATGAGCGGCACCGCAGTTTCTGTCAGCGCCAACATCAATGCCGCAGTAGGCCTTACCAACTGGTTGGACTTGGGCGCAAGCCTGCCCATCTACATGGACTACGCTGGTGACGACCAGGGCTACCTGGCACACAGCAGCCTTATTGATCCCGCCATCGGCGACGTGGAAACCTGGTTGAAGCTCCGCTTCCTCGGCGGTAAGGACTCCTTCATCTCCGTAGCCTTGCTGGCACAGTTCTACATTCCCTCCGGTAACGAAGATTCCGGTATCCGCCCCCGTCATTCCTGGTACCTGGCCAAGAACACCAACCCCTATACCGCAGGCGACTTCGCCGCAGCCGGTGGCCTGGTGTTCTCCTTGAACGGCAGCCTGCTTAGCTGGAACACCCAGATCAGCTACCTGTATACCTTTGAAGATTTGCAGTCCAGCGCCCTTACCTATAGCACAGGCTTGAACTTCATGCCCTTCGACCTGATGGACTTCTTCCTGGAAGTCTCTGGCGAAATGCACCTGGAAGACGACCTGTACCGCGTAGACCCCATTGTGGACCCCTTCCTGATTACTCCGGGTATGCGCTTCCACTTGGGTGAACACATGGACCTGGCTCTCGGTGTTGAAATCGCCGGCCGTATGTTCAAGAACTTGAGCTTCGATGTTGCTGACGATAAGAAGGGTAAGTACGGATTTGATATTACCACTACCGATGAAAACAATCGCAAGACTACCTACCTGTATTCCTCTACTCCGTTGCTTGCAGGTACTGCATCTCTCGTATGGCGCTTTGGCGGCACCAAGAGCGACAAGCAGAACATCGATTCTCTAGTCAACGCCCGTGCCGACTCCCTGGCCAAGGCAAAGTTCGACTCCTTGATGGCAACGGTAGACACCACCGCAAAGATCGATACCATTACCAAGGTCGACACCATTGCTAAGGTCGACACCCTTTCTACCGTCGATACCGTAAAGGTTGTTGACGCTGTTGCCGATTCCATGGCCAAGGCAAAGATGGATTCCGTTGCCGCAGTCAACGACTCCCTGGCAAAGCTTTCTGCCGACGATGACAAGGACGGCATTCCCAACATGAGCGACAAGTGCCCCGGCACCCAGGAAGGCCTGAAGGTCGGCCCGGACGGTTGCGAAGTGGATACCGATGCCGACGGCGTTGTGGATTCCAAGGACAAGTGCCCGGCCTCCAACGCAGGCGCACCCGTTGACGAAAACGGTTGCGAACTTGACGAAGATGCCGACGGCGTTGTTGACGCAATGGATAAGTGCCCCAAGACCCTTAGCGAAGTTGCCGTTGACGAAAAGGGTTGCCCGACAAGCAAGGACGAAGACCTGGAAAAGCTGGCAGCACAGATCAAGTTCAACAAGAATACCGCTAAGCTCACCAAGAAGTCTAACAAGGCTTTGGACCAGGTTGCAGCCCTTATGCACGCCCGTGCCGACCTGCGCATTGAAATCCAGGTTCACACCGACGAACAGAAGACTGCCGAAAAGAACCAGGCACTCTCCGAAAAGCGCGGCAAGGCTGTTGTGGATTACCTGATCAAGAAGGGCGTTCCCAGCAAGCATGTACGTGCTAAGGGCATGGGCGATACTCAGCCCGTTGTTGCACCGAAGCCCGCCAAGAAGGGCAAGAAGGCTAAGAGCAATCCCAAGAATGTGCGCGTCGTACTTGACCCTCACATGAAGGGCGCTAACAAGGCTGCAGCCCCCGCCGCAGCTCCTGCTGCTGAACCCGCAGCACCGGCACCTGCTCCTGCCCCGGCAGCACCTGCAGCCGAACCGGCCCCTGCTCCGGCAGCTCAGCCGGCTCCCGCTCCTGAAGCAGCCCCCGCTGCTCAGCCTGCACCTGCACCCGCTCCGGCAGCTCAGCCCGCCCCGGCTCCCGCCGCCAAGTAA
- a CDS encoding dTDP-glucose 4,6-dehydratase → MKMDICDFDAFYKLMQDEHIGGIIHLAAESHVDRSIKDPFTFARTNVMGTLSLLQAAKLYWESLTEKYEGKRFYHISTDEVYGALKMNHPEGIEPPFTTTASSSEHHLAYGDDFFYETTKYTPHSPYSASKAGSDHFVRAFHDTYGMPTIVTNCSNNYGPYQFPEKLIPLFINNIRHKKPLPVYGKDENVRDWLFVEDHARAIDVIFHNGKIAETYNIGGFNEWKNIDIIKVVIKTVDKLLGRAEGEDLDLITYVTDRLGHDARYAIDSTKLQKELGWEPSLQFEEGIEKTVKWYLDNQEWLDNITSGDYEKYYENMYKGRFNQPCKHKKCDCVILSGVATKNPVTQKRAGLKADSSCLFCDRV, encoded by the coding sequence GTGAAGATGGACATTTGCGACTTTGATGCTTTCTACAAGCTTATGCAAGATGAGCATATCGGTGGCATTATCCACCTTGCTGCAGAAAGTCATGTGGACCGTTCCATCAAGGATCCGTTCACCTTCGCACGTACTAACGTCATGGGCACCTTGAGCCTGCTCCAGGCCGCAAAGCTCTACTGGGAAAGCCTTACCGAAAAGTACGAGGGCAAGCGCTTCTATCATATTTCTACCGACGAAGTTTACGGTGCCCTCAAGATGAACCACCCGGAAGGTATCGAGCCGCCGTTTACTACTACGGCCTCCAGCTCCGAACATCACCTGGCTTACGGCGACGACTTCTTCTACGAAACTACAAAGTACACGCCGCATAGCCCGTACTCTGCAAGTAAGGCTGGCTCCGACCATTTTGTCCGCGCCTTCCACGACACTTACGGCATGCCCACAATCGTTACCAACTGCAGTAACAACTACGGCCCCTACCAGTTCCCGGAAAAGTTGATCCCGCTGTTTATCAACAACATCCGTCACAAGAAGCCGCTGCCGGTTTACGGCAAGGACGAGAACGTTCGCGACTGGTTGTTTGTTGAAGACCATGCCCGCGCTATTGATGTCATTTTCCATAACGGAAAGATTGCCGAAACCTACAACATCGGCGGCTTCAACGAATGGAAGAACATCGACATCATCAAGGTGGTGATCAAGACTGTAGATAAGCTTCTTGGCCGCGCCGAGGGCGAAGACCTTGACCTGATCACCTACGTCACCGACCGCCTGGGCCACGACGCCCGCTACGCCATCGACAGCACCAAGCTGCAGAAGGAACTTGGCTGGGAACCGTCTTTGCAATTCGAAGAAGGTATCGAGAAGACCGTCAAGTGGTACCTGGACAATCAGGAATGGCTGGACAACATCACCAGCGGCGATTACGAAAAGTATTACGAGAATATGTACAAGGGAAGGTTTAATCAACCTTGTAAGCATAAAAAATGCGACTGCGTCATTCTGAGTGGCGTAGCCACGAAGAATCCAGTAACACAAAAAAGAGCCGGCTTAAAAGCAGACTCTTCTTGTCTATTTTGTGATAGAGTTTGA